AATAGTCTCTGGACCACAGTTGGGAAGAAGTGCTTCCTCTGCTGCCAGTGCCTAGGGAGAAGTCCTGCCCTAAATATGACTCAGGTCAAAAACATAGCAGGGAAATGTTGGGAAAATGCTAGATAGAGCAAGAAAAGGATCAGAGCCACTCTTAGTGGAGTGGATAGTTGGGTCGAAACTGGAAATGAGGTTGTATTGGGGTTTCTCACcacctctctttccccttctcttctctggccccatttcctcctctcctccatcCTCTCTGGTGTCTCCTCCACTGCTGTCCTCTCCTCCTGCCTCTTCCTCAGCATCATCTGGTTCCCCAGGTGTCTCAGCATCTTGTGTAGACTCTCTGCTGGTGGTGGCctgctccccttcctcctccagtTCACCTTCCTCTCCACCTGggccttcctcctccccatcctcttcttcctctccatccTCAAGGCTAACAAAGCTGACATAGGGACTGAGGTCTCTGAGACAGAGAGGGGGTTCATCTCCCAAGAGACGGGCAGCTCCCAGGCCTGGTCCAGGTCCCTGCTTAGCACCTTGCCCCAAGCTGATCCCCACACTACGGTTGGGCAAGATGTGAAGGACCCAGAGGGCAGGATCTGGGGGCAACCTTCTCACCTGGGCCTCCATTAACCTTGATCGACCCTCAGGCCCATTCCCCCCACCAACCCCAGTTCCACGCTCGGAGACAAACTTGCGGAACCAGCCGAATAGAAGGGCAGCAAAGTCAAGGAACTCATCCCGATAACCAGATACAAACTCCATGATTTCTAAGAGAGCAAGGATATCAAGTCACAGGAGTAAAGAAACAAAGGAACAGTGTGTGAGGAActggaattagagtaggaaatgatgGAGTTTAGATAGGGAAGTGAGAACTAAAATTTAGGGCTGGGCTGGGATCACTAGGATTAAAAACTGGAGTGGATAGTGAATAGGGCTATGATTAGGGGTATTGGGGATGGTGGCTGAGTGAAGTGCACAAGGCAGAGATGGGGAAGGTTGGCTATGGTTTAGTATTAGACTAAGAGGGTCACTAAGATTAGGAATGAAGACAGTAAATTAGGAGATATTTGCTGCTGAGAATGGAGAATGGGATTGGAGAGAGAAGTTATTAGTGACTGAGTCAAACCCAAAAACTGACTCTAGGGTGGAGATTATTTCATTCGGGGCTGAGTTGGTTGTTGCtgttggtttgtttggtttttggtgGGAGGAGGACCGGGAAATCATCAGGAAAGAAAGGTGAATTTCATAACGGTCTATGGTTAGAAAGTAGAGGGGAAAGGGCCAGGTTGCCTATCGTCTAGGTCCAATCAGGTTGAATGTGTATGCTTGCGGGCTCCTCTATTTTTCCCATATTTCTCCTCCACCCTGTCCCCCTTACCTGCAGCGGCCGTCTCCGTTCGAAGGTAAATACTGTGGAGGCGTGGGGGAGGGCTGTGACATCACGCTCCTCCCCAACCTAGACCTAGCACCTCGCGCAGAAcgccccacccccatccctagACTCCCTCTACAAGCCTTAGTCCAGAGTCTTCCGAAGCTAGCTCTCAAAtacctttgtttcttttatttttaaaaatatcttttatgaaCGCAGTTTTTTTACACTCTTCATAACAGTAATTCCCCTTCCCCACTCCATCATCCTttataaaattaccaaaaaaagaggAATTCATAATCTGTTAACTGTAACTAATATTGATCTTtgataataatatttgaaatcTGAATCATTGTGTATAGTGTTTTTTTTGAAGGGGTCTGCTTCCTTTTATCTGCATGGTTCATACATGTCTTACCGAATTTCTGAATCTCATTTATTACTTTAAAACACCATATTCGTTTATATCCATATACCACCTTTAAAAATATCACCCCCACCAATGGACCTACTTTGTTTCCAAGTTTTTGTATCACGAAAGATGCCGTTATGAATATTGATAGATACGGGTTTGTCTGTGACTAGTAGTGGAATCGCCGGGTGAAAGCCTATGAACAGTCCAGTTGGACTTCTCTtatgtgattccaaattgttttccagagtgAATAAGCCAATCCCCAAATCCAGCAACTAACTTGTAAGATATATCTGAACTCTCCTCTTAGGGAAGTAGTCAATTCCTAAATCTGTATTTCTCCCCAGAGTCCTGTGAGCGCCCATTTACTGGCGCCTACTACTGGGAAAAGAGGAAGTGAAAGTACCAAGATCTGTCTGCGAAAACCCGAGCCCTTGTAGCACCCTCTCTATGTCCTCACTCTCTGCCCTAGCCATTTTTGCAGGCACTCATTACTTGGGGAAAATAGTGGGAATTTCCCGGGCGGAGTAACGCCAAGTTTAGACTTGTTGGAGTCAATTTCCAATTTCATCTCCTATCTTTGGATGTTCCTGTGAGTTTCCTTTATTTCTCAGATTCTGTCTTTTCCCAGTTGGAGAGGCAGAGGTctcatctctcccctccccccttctacCGAAACCAAAGATGATCTAATACCCCAGTTTAATGAAAGGCATTTTAAAATCAGCTTTCTTCCTCTGAACTTTGGAGagccagtcacttaacttttccggAGGCGGGAACTAGAGGGAAATAAATTCTTGGGGCCACGCCTCTCACCGTCACCCGAGTAGCTCCGGGAATCCAGAGTTTATGGCTGGTAGCTCTGGATTAGCCATCCCAGGACTCCAGAGCAGGAGAGGATCCTGGAGACTCTGCGTATTCTTGTTCCTGACACTAATTCAGATAGGTTTGAGGGGGATGGCTAATGGGTCGGAACCATATAGGGGGCGCGGTGAGGTGGAGGGTGGTGGTGGTTGTAGAGACGGGATAGCGGGACTGCCAGTCTCTGGGGAAGGTGAAGTGTCCTTGTGGTTTGGGGTCGATTTATATCCCTGAGGATTTAGAATGATCTGCCAAAGAGGTTGACATTTTCCCGTCCAAAGCAAAGGCGGTTTGGTGGAACCCGGCTCAGAAAAGCTGAGGAGGGTTGCCCGACTCCTGTAGGAAGAATTTGCATAGCTTTCAGGCAGATCAGATCTCAAAATTCTGGCCCATGCGGTGGGAAAAAAAGGGGATGTACGGTGCTAAGGTTGGGGGGCCAGGGAAAAATATAGTGTGGAGTGCCTGTGGTAGGAGAGTGGGGCCCGGGAACAAAAAATTCTCGGCCTATGTTTTCTAGGTTAATGGTGTTGACTGACCTGATAAGGAATACTGGTAAAGATACCCAGATCCTGGGGATGGATAAACTGGAGTTGTTGGTTGTGGTCACTGCATCTATTGGAGTTGGGGAAGTGACTTTCATACCTGGGTTGTTGCTATTCCCTCTCTTAGTCACTGGAAACCAGGGAAGTATTGTAGGAAGTTGTCCTTGTGACTTGAAGCTGTCTGGTTCCCCAACTACTACCCAGTGGCAGTTACTCACAACTAAACTACAGAGATATGAAAAGTGCCACAACTACATAAGGTAATACCTACCCCAACTCTTTCCTTTCCCACCCCTAACCTTACTTTCCACAGACCTTTCCTGGCTAGTGTATCTCTCAGAATCCATAATCCCCAGGCTCTCACTTTCCTCCCTATCCCCAACCCTCCAAGTAAACTCTACCTTGCTCATTAGTAGCTGGGGAATCCCAAGCTGTTTCATTGCTTAGGAATGAGGAAGgtaatttagaactgaaagtggaaaaaaaaaaaacaatatgaaaaagaaaacaattataaagaCCAGTTTTTTCAGAGCTGGACAAATTGAGCAATATACTGTTCAATTTTtaatatgtaagaaaaataatCAGGTTGACCATTTCTCAAAATGTTTTGTGATCATGTtgatatttcttttccctttactaATTAAAGTCCTTTAATTGCTACATAAAGTGCCAGTATTATAAAACAGTAAGTTTCCACAACAGCTTCgggaaataaaaatttcttcttaaaaaaaaaatttaaaaaggaatgagaaaggatCAACTAAGTTAGGTTTCTAAAAgtgtaaaaaaggggaaaagtggaaGTTCAACATTGGGAATGGAAGTAGTATATCTTCCACAATTCCTAACCAGGTTCCGCCTGCCCAGAATAACTCTGTGTTCAAGCTCCGAAAACCCCTGGGTCCAGAAGCTAAGGACCTGCTTTGACAACCATGGTGAGAGTTCACATAGCTCCAAAAAACTTATTCCccttctttctcattattaacattctcttcagttttctctttattttatattttcaaaaaccaTTCTATCAGTACCTTCTTCTTCCCATCAATTCTGTTCCCtcaccttctctttccctttatttaCTGGCCTgtgccttcttttcttcctccttccaatTCTCTCATCtctcaattaaatttaataagcatctactgagcaattcaacaagcatttattgaaacctactatgtgccaggcactataatAGTCGTTGaggaagacaaaaaatgaaagtcCTCAATCTTATATTCTATTCAGAGAAACAACATTCTGAATAAACACAAAGAAATGTCAGGGAAGAAGGCACTACTACAACCCAAGAGGGCTGATCAGGAAAGGGAGCAATTGAGCTAGGCTTTAAAGGAAGCTAGGCTGAGATATggacaggtaggtggcacagtaaatagaatgctagacatgaggtcaggaagattcttcttcccgagttaaaatctggcctcacacttactagctatgtgagcctgggcaaatgaTTTCCccttgtttcagtttcctcttctagaGATGGAGATggcaatggcaaatcactccaggacTTCTGCCAAGAtgaccctaaatgggatcacaaagagttggactactgaaaaaatgactaaaagctAAGATAAAGGTTTGGAAttcaggaaagaagggagggctgGTTTCACAGATTTGGGAATCTAAAAAGAGATAATCAATCTATAATAGCTAATGAGATTAAAGAGCTATAGAGGTACCTATAGGCAAAAGAGAAGCAACACAGATAATGatccaacaaagaaaaataagaaaacaatcaCTCGTTCAatgaagaaccaggaaaacacgcACACCCTGGGAGAAAAATGATCACAAAATTGTCAAACATTATATGGTTCAGGaagaataacatttaaaaaaagttattggaTTTAGCAGTTAAGAAATTGTGGACAACACGCAAAGATATAACATAATCTAATGAAGAGTGAAGTAATAAATCAATACATGTAATGATTAAATGCaatgcaaccaaaaaaaaaaaaaaaaaaagcgttgCAAGATTACGGAGAACAAGTATGACCCCAAAGTAAAGATACAGCATATTGCTATTCTTTTGCAGATGTACAAGATCCACAGatgtaaaataattgtatatatttttagttttgttttgtttgctgatttttttcctcttcttcctttttctttttttttcttaaaaaataggtGAAATGGCTCTCTGGCAAGGTGGAAATTctgataatataaaaacaaaagatagcaatgacatttattttaaaattattatttttttttaaactggagaaaaaaagaaagccagcACAGTTAGGGCAggtatgatttttattttttctgagttaGCACAATTTCTtacataataaaacaataaatgcttgttgattggttggGGAGGAAAGAAATTGGAGTGAGGAGTCATTCTTTTagctattttttaaagtcttctacTTAACTCTCTTCATCACTCTCTTTTATCTCAACTAGTTCCTTtattttcattccctattttcttcACTGTTCTCTCCAGTTCCCcagatttctttcattttgtcttccCAGAATGTGGACTCGCCAGGATATACCAGTCTGTAAATCAGGGCCCTCAGGATGATTACCCCACCACCAGCATCCAGGGCCCAAACCTAACAGAAATGGACCACTCACTCTCATTCACAACCACTGATCCATTCTCCCAGACCAACCTGTCAACAAGGACCCAGCccaaaagaatgagaaatgacTCCACCAGTGCCCTTCTGGAGAACAGCATCAAAAACCTGAAATGGGCAGCCAAGAAGGGACAAGTGGAGCAACTCAGCACCTCTGCCATCATAGCTATCCTATGCCTACTTGTGATTGTCTTTGTCCTTACTGGAGTTCTTGCTTATTTCTGGTGTAGAAAACCAGGAGCTGTAGAATCTCCAATGCAGCATCCCAAAGGTAAAAGTGGGATCCATGTCTTCTAATCCCATAATCTCAGCTGTCTCAAGGACTACAAGAATCTACCCTTCTAAGCTCAGCTCCCTTTCTACCTGCTTAGTTTCCTataaaagcactggatttggagttgaaggactgggttcaaatctggcttttcCACTATATGATTTTGggccttcattttctcatttataaaaaatgagggctttggactagatgatctctgggCCTCTTCTCATCTGTACAAACAAGGGATTTCCAACTCAAAATTCTAAGTGGCAGAACTAGGAGCTGAAGTCAGGTTATGTGACTCAAGAGCAGTATTTTGTCCATTTTACCAGTCTCCTACTCAGTCaccttacagaagaggaaatggagttACTAAGATTCAACTCGGGTACTCTTGTTGATTAGGGAGCACCTAAGCTAGTTAATGTCAGAATTAGATCTATGACTCTGTCTTCTGACTCTGAATCTATGGCTTTATCTTGTGTAGCACTGTAATCACCATATGCAGAACACCTAATGTATGAGAGTGCCAGTTGGGCTTCTGAGGATTCAAAGAAACCATAAGATAGTCTGATTTTAAGAGATATAACTACCTGACTGATCAAACAAGACTGATCCTAAGATACCTAACAGTTCAAGGATAATAGGCCAAGTACCAAATGGTAGAGGTAGACAATATGGCACAGATAGGGCCACTCCATACGTGACTTAGAAGGGTTTTTGAAAGGACATCACACTTGGATAGAGAATAAACACTGAAACATTCTAGGAGgaatatattattattagaacAAAGGGCAAAAGACATGTTCTAGGATCCATGAATAGGTAAGTTTTTGCCACAGCAAAGAATAGTGGGAAATAAAGTTGGAGAAAGTGACAGGATTCAGATTACATAAGATTTTATTGCCTAGTTTCATAGCCATCAGAAATACTAcaactttcattttcttcaaagctccagtctcttttttctttcctctttttaggTTTTGAGTTGATAATCT
The Sminthopsis crassicaudata isolate SCR6 chromosome 4, ASM4859323v1, whole genome shotgun sequence genome window above contains:
- the CXCL16 gene encoding C-X-C motif chemokine 16, encoding MAGSSGLAIPGLQSRRGSWRLCVFLFLTLIQIVTGNQGSIVGSCPCDLKLSGSPTTTQWQLLTTKLQRYEKCHNYIRFRLPRITLCSSSENPWVQKLRTCFDNHECGLARIYQSVNQGPQDDYPTTSIQGPNLTEMDHSLSFTTTDPFSQTNLSTRTQPKRMRNDSTSALLENSIKNLKWAAKKGQVEQLSTSAIIAILCLLVIVFVLTGVLAYFWCRKPGAVESPMQHPKGFELIISETNLPDSLI